The following coding sequences lie in one Palaemon carinicauda isolate YSFRI2023 chromosome 7, ASM3689809v2, whole genome shotgun sequence genomic window:
- the LOC137644292 gene encoding uncharacterized protein, protein MEFSRTPNLVGDMDFGGSKLEAVSTFKYLGSTITSHNMIQEEVRLRIAAGTRCSWALDNILRSRNLSRPTKTQIYTAIIRPVVLYRCETWALTRQLENILEVFQRSILRRIWGPVWDDGATIMN, encoded by the coding sequence atggagtTTTCAAGAACACCAAATCTAGTTGGAGATATGGATTTTGGAGGATCAAAACTGGAAGCAGTATCCACATTTAAATATCTTGGCTCCACCATAACGTCACACAACATGATCCAGGAAGAAGTTAGACTAAGGATTGCAGCAGGGACAAGATGTTCATGGGCACTCGATAACATCTTAAGATCCAGAAATTTATCTAGgcccacaaaaacacaaatatataccgcCATTATCCGACCAGTGGTCCTATACAGGTGTGAAACATGGGCACTCACTAGGCAGTTGGAAAATATACTTGAGGTTTTTCAACGCAGTATCTTGAGGCGGATCTGGGGACCAGTTTGGGATGACGGAGCTACGATCATGAATTGA